In a single window of the Limnochorda sp. L945t genome:
- a CDS encoding ABC transporter permease has protein sequence MAVSGSVRRAFRSQRFMASLVLVLAVLAFALAGPAIAGRDPNAIVGMPFEPPSGSALLGTDNFGKDELTLLMYGTRTSLEIGAIAGIIAVVIGTVVGTTAGYYGGVTEELLMGVTNVLITIPSFIVLILLSIALQSRSVPVMGLIIGITSWPWTARAVRAQASSLRAREHVDVARLSGSGGVEIIVREIIPYMLSYLAMAFTLQLASAVLTEAALSMLGLGPSNTISLGVLLQWALLWEAVRQGVWWTFVPPVFFLAVIAFSLQLLNASLDEIYNPRLRREGRGA, from the coding sequence GTGGCCGTTTCCGGGTCGGTGCGGCGGGCGTTTCGCTCGCAGCGGTTCATGGCGAGCCTCGTCCTGGTGCTGGCGGTACTTGCCTTTGCGCTGGCGGGGCCCGCGATCGCCGGGCGCGACCCCAACGCCATCGTGGGCATGCCGTTCGAGCCGCCGTCGGGCAGCGCTTTGCTCGGCACCGACAACTTCGGGAAAGACGAGCTGACGCTGCTCATGTACGGTACCCGGACGTCGCTCGAAATCGGGGCGATCGCCGGCATCATCGCCGTGGTCATCGGCACCGTGGTGGGGACGACGGCGGGCTATTACGGGGGCGTCACGGAGGAACTCCTGATGGGCGTGACCAACGTGCTCATCACGATTCCCTCCTTCATCGTCCTCATCCTGCTCTCGATTGCGCTGCAATCCCGATCCGTGCCCGTCATGGGCCTCATCATCGGCATCACGTCGTGGCCATGGACGGCCCGGGCGGTACGGGCGCAGGCGAGCAGCCTGCGGGCGCGAGAGCACGTGGACGTCGCCCGCCTTTCGGGGTCCGGCGGCGTCGAGATCATCGTACGGGAGATCATCCCCTACATGCTCTCCTATCTGGCCATGGCGTTCACGCTGCAGCTCGCCTCTGCCGTGCTGACGGAGGCGGCGCTCAGCATGCTGGGGTTGGGGCCGTCCAACACCATTTCCCTGGGCGTGTTGCTGCAATGGGCGCTGCTGTGGGAGGCGGTACGCCAGGGTGTCTGGTGGACCTTCGTGCCGCCGGTCTTTTTCCTGGCCGTCATTGCGTTCAGCCTGCAGCTGCTGAACGCCAGCCTCGACGAGATTTACAACCCGAGGCTCCGAAGGGAGGGCCGGGGCGCGTGA
- a CDS encoding ABC transporter ATP-binding protein, producing the protein MSTLLEARRISASYRVDSDGPRIRAVDDVSLTLEEGEALGVAGESGCGKSTLASILSLNVHPPLQVTGGRLRVAGHDIPLDGINGGRVATGLRGKVVALLPQGAMNALNPTLRVRDFVYDVLRSHVAGITRKEAIARATERLERLALPPRVLDAYPHQLSGGMRQRVVAVVSTLLDPDVLIADEPTSALDVSSQRALLALLSHLLEQRIIRGIVFITHELPLLRYIAHRIAIMYAGQLVEVGPAEEVLFQPAHPYTKVLMEATIVLETGTRRQRIQTVGGAPPNLVSPPPGCRFHPRCPVAMGRCSREAPPVVDVGAGHSAVCWWVAEQRAGEAGSMSHAASN; encoded by the coding sequence GTGAGCACGCTGCTCGAGGCCCGCCGGATCAGTGCGAGCTACCGGGTCGACAGCGACGGGCCGCGCATCCGGGCCGTCGATGACGTCTCGCTCACGCTGGAGGAGGGCGAGGCGCTCGGCGTCGCCGGCGAGTCCGGGTGCGGCAAGTCGACGCTCGCGAGCATCCTGTCGCTCAACGTCCACCCGCCGCTGCAGGTGACGGGGGGCCGGCTGCGGGTGGCAGGTCACGACATCCCGCTCGACGGCATCAACGGCGGCCGGGTGGCAACCGGGCTGCGGGGCAAGGTGGTGGCGCTGCTCCCCCAGGGCGCCATGAACGCGCTCAACCCCACGCTTCGGGTGCGGGATTTCGTCTACGACGTGCTGCGCTCGCACGTGGCGGGCATCACCCGCAAAGAGGCCATCGCCCGTGCCACCGAGCGTCTGGAGCGACTGGCGCTGCCGCCGAGGGTGCTGGACGCCTACCCGCACCAGCTGAGCGGCGGGATGCGCCAGCGGGTGGTGGCGGTGGTCTCGACGCTGCTCGACCCGGACGTGCTCATTGCCGACGAGCCGACCTCCGCCCTCGACGTGAGTTCGCAGCGGGCGTTGCTGGCGCTCCTGTCGCACCTGCTGGAGCAGCGCATCATCCGGGGCATTGTCTTCATCACGCACGAACTGCCGCTGCTCCGGTACATCGCCCATCGCATCGCCATCATGTACGCGGGGCAGCTCGTGGAGGTGGGGCCGGCGGAGGAGGTCCTCTTCCAGCCGGCGCACCCGTACACGAAGGTCCTCATGGAGGCCACCATCGTACTGGAGACCGGTACGCGGCGCCAGCGCATCCAGACGGTGGGAGGGGCCCCGCCCAATCTCGTTTCGCCACCCCCGGGGTGTCGCTTCCACCCGCGTTGCCCGGTGGCGATGGGCCGATGCTCACGGGAGGCGCCACCGGTGGTGGATGTGGGGGCGGGCCATTCGGCGGTTTGCTGGTGGGTCGCCGAGCAACGGGCAGGAGAGGCGGGCAGTATGAGCCATGCCGCCAGCAACTGA
- a CDS encoding PLP-dependent aminotransferase family protein, with the protein MATSVHPFERLGLGRVINAAGKMTYLGGSALSPTVAAAMAEAGRRYVDMAQLQRAAGRAIARLTGAEDATVTSCAASGLVAALAACLTGTDVGKIRRLPDTDGLERREVVLQKGHSVDFGMEIVQLVRMTGAIPVEVGSVNRTRPDQMASALGPRTAAVLHVVSHHAQQESMLDLRAVAHLAQARGIPVVVDAAAEVDLRAHLAAGATLVVYSGQKAVGAPTSGFVAGKASLVEACRLQELGICRPMKVGKEAIAGLLQALEEYVAAGEAALPQLLERRARHLAGALSETLAGAGLPHARVDIVSDETRPIPRVRLTIEPGHSPVDARALVRQLEAGNPSIRTRNHHVDSGIVLFDVRTLEDEQIDTVVQRVVDALSGKEPS; encoded by the coding sequence ATGGCCACCTCCGTGCATCCCTTCGAACGGCTCGGCCTGGGCCGGGTCATCAACGCCGCAGGCAAGATGACCTACCTGGGCGGCTCGGCGCTGAGCCCTACGGTGGCGGCCGCCATGGCCGAGGCCGGGCGCCGCTACGTCGACATGGCGCAACTCCAAAGGGCGGCCGGCCGGGCCATCGCCCGCCTCACCGGCGCCGAGGACGCCACGGTCACCTCCTGTGCCGCCTCGGGGCTGGTGGCTGCACTGGCCGCCTGCCTCACCGGCACGGACGTCGGCAAGATACGGCGCTTGCCCGACACCGACGGGCTGGAACGCCGCGAGGTGGTGCTCCAGAAGGGCCACTCCGTGGACTTCGGGATGGAGATCGTACAGCTCGTCCGCATGACCGGCGCCATCCCGGTGGAGGTGGGCTCCGTCAACCGCACCCGCCCTGACCAGATGGCTTCGGCCCTTGGCCCCCGCACCGCCGCGGTGCTCCACGTGGTCTCGCACCACGCCCAGCAGGAAAGCATGCTCGACCTGAGAGCGGTGGCCCACCTGGCGCAGGCCCGGGGCATCCCGGTCGTCGTCGATGCTGCGGCCGAGGTGGACCTGCGCGCACACCTGGCCGCCGGGGCCACGCTGGTCGTCTACAGCGGCCAGAAAGCCGTGGGGGCCCCGACGTCCGGGTTCGTGGCCGGCAAGGCGAGCCTGGTCGAAGCGTGCCGCCTCCAGGAGCTCGGCATCTGCCGGCCCATGAAGGTGGGCAAGGAGGCCATCGCGGGCCTGCTGCAGGCGCTCGAAGAGTACGTAGCGGCCGGCGAGGCGGCGTTGCCGCAACTCCTGGAGCGCCGGGCCAGGCACCTGGCCGGTGCGCTTTCCGAGACCCTGGCAGGTGCCGGGCTGCCGCATGCCAGGGTCGACATCGTATCCGACGAGACCCGGCCGATCCCCCGGGTCCGCCTGACCATCGAGCCGGGCCACTCGCCGGTGGACGCCCGGGCCCTGGTCCGGCAGCTGGAAGCAGGCAACCCGTCGATCCGGACTCGCAACCACCACGTCGACTCGGGGATCGTGCTGTTCGACGTCCGTACACTGGAGGACGAGCAGATCGATACGGTGGTGCAGCGGGTCGTCGACGCACTCAGCGGAAAGGAGCCTTCGTAA
- a CDS encoding glycoside hydrolase 5 family protein, which translates to MTGQRLGVNYWASYAGPGMWRDFREEAIAADLRALKEAGIEYTRSFLFWPDFMPEPERVEPAMLERLERYMRLNERIGLGVHLTFLVGHMSGQNWPPRWMADPSRLYTDPGLLLAQERYLATVVEAVKGSPALEAYVLTNEAPIFTGPAPAEAVEAWASRMVGLVKRLDPHRPVTLGDGAWYVLGDTTSGFRPTCAQDVIAPHLYLAETHPDRQVAAYGMAMAMARRFATRLGKELWLEEFGATHSVFGEEEVAAWARRVVVEARLHRASRVCWWCGFDFPDAMRETDPYSHHALELSFGMLRADRTARPVARALREAMDAPLPHLERAGVLVPSYLHEVYPFSERPAAVMQRALLNAYAALRKLGYLPEAVLERDLAPGQEQALPPLLVVPSAQKLRAATWARLTELPVRVLYSYLHATSVRSHEGGWVAAADARRFFGGEPHNRFNLAEPAPRALAWEGGQLELPQGPDPFTSTPLVLEPREAEVRGRDEAGRPLWVRVGRRDMLLYPLEALAEDPEVVATFYAAVLGREARRGVQSGA; encoded by the coding sequence GTGACAGGGCAGCGACTGGGTGTCAACTACTGGGCGAGCTACGCAGGCCCGGGGATGTGGCGGGACTTCCGGGAAGAGGCGATCGCCGCCGACCTGCGTGCGCTCAAAGAGGCGGGCATCGAGTACACCCGCAGTTTCCTCTTCTGGCCCGACTTCATGCCGGAGCCGGAGCGGGTAGAGCCGGCCATGCTGGAGCGGCTGGAGCGGTACATGCGCCTCAACGAACGGATCGGGCTGGGCGTCCACCTCACGTTCCTGGTGGGGCACATGAGCGGGCAGAACTGGCCGCCCCGCTGGATGGCCGACCCGAGCCGGCTGTACACGGACCCGGGGCTCTTGCTGGCGCAGGAGCGGTACCTGGCCACGGTCGTCGAGGCGGTCAAAGGGAGCCCGGCGCTCGAGGCGTACGTGCTCACCAACGAGGCCCCCATCTTCACGGGGCCGGCACCGGCAGAAGCGGTAGAAGCGTGGGCCTCCCGAATGGTGGGGCTGGTCAAGCGCCTGGATCCCCACCGCCCGGTGACGCTGGGCGACGGGGCCTGGTACGTGCTGGGGGATACGACGAGCGGGTTTCGGCCGACGTGCGCGCAGGACGTCATCGCCCCTCACCTGTACCTGGCCGAGACTCACCCCGACCGGCAGGTCGCCGCGTACGGGATGGCGATGGCCATGGCGCGTCGCTTCGCGACCCGTCTGGGCAAGGAGCTGTGGCTGGAGGAGTTTGGCGCCACCCACTCGGTTTTCGGGGAGGAGGAGGTGGCGGCCTGGGCCCGGCGGGTGGTCGTGGAAGCGCGCCTGCACCGTGCGAGCCGGGTCTGCTGGTGGTGCGGGTTCGACTTCCCGGACGCCATGCGGGAGACGGACCCTTACAGCCACCATGCGCTGGAGCTTTCGTTCGGCATGCTGCGGGCAGACCGCACAGCGCGGCCGGTGGCGAGGGCGTTGCGGGAGGCCATGGACGCGCCGCTGCCGCACCTGGAGCGGGCAGGGGTGCTGGTACCGTCGTACCTACACGAGGTGTACCCCTTCTCCGAGCGGCCGGCGGCGGTGATGCAGCGGGCGCTGCTCAACGCGTACGCGGCGCTGCGCAAACTGGGCTACCTGCCGGAGGCGGTGCTGGAAAGGGACCTGGCACCGGGCCAGGAGCAGGCGCTGCCGCCCCTCCTGGTGGTGCCGTCGGCCCAGAAGCTGCGGGCAGCGACCTGGGCGCGGCTCACGGAGCTGCCCGTGCGGGTGCTGTACAGCTACCTGCATGCGACGAGCGTGCGCTCCCACGAGGGCGGCTGGGTGGCGGCGGCCGATGCCCGGCGGTTTTTCGGCGGTGAGCCGCACAACCGCTTCAACCTCGCCGAACCGGCGCCCAGGGCGCTGGCCTGGGAGGGCGGGCAGCTGGAGCTCCCGCAGGGGCCAGATCCGTTTACTTCGACGCCTCTCGTGCTGGAGCCCCGAGAGGCCGAGGTCCGCGGGCGAGACGAGGCCGGGCGGCCTTTGTGGGTGCGGGTGGGACGGCGCGACATGCTGCTCTACCCGCTCGAGGCGTTGGCCGAGGATCCCGAGGTGGTGGCGACGTTTTACGCCGCGGTGCTCGGGCGAGAGGCTCGGCGGGGCGTGCAGAGCGGCGCGTAG
- a CDS encoding RidA family protein — MPGEDREQGPRVLVPAPGRPFSRAVRAGGLVWLSGVTPPADVIRHSPDDAGRQTEACLRRIQQTLEEAGLSLRHVARVTVYLARASDFEAMNAAYRGFFPSDPPARTTVVTGLVVPQALVEIEAVAAPDP; from the coding sequence ATGCCCGGCGAAGATCGCGAGCAAGGTCCTCGGGTCCTGGTACCGGCCCCCGGGCGGCCGTTTTCCCGAGCCGTACGCGCGGGGGGCCTCGTATGGCTCTCGGGCGTCACGCCCCCGGCGGACGTGATCCGGCACTCGCCCGACGATGCGGGCCGCCAGACCGAGGCATGCCTGCGCCGCATCCAGCAAACCCTCGAGGAGGCAGGGCTCTCCCTGCGGCACGTCGCCCGCGTCACCGTGTACCTTGCCCGCGCGAGCGACTTCGAAGCCATGAACGCCGCGTACCGTGGCTTCTTCCCCTCCGATCCCCCGGCCCGCACCACGGTGGTCACCGGCCTGGTCGTGCCCCAGGCGCTTGTCGAGATCGAGGCGGTCGCGGCGCCGGACCCGTAG
- a CDS encoding ABC transporter permease, whose amino-acid sequence MVDTGRLSTDSAPVAPTLQPGRCRGATRQRPGDWRAWAGLVILAGFTVLGLLAPLLAPYGADRQDLTSALQPPGPGHWLGTDELGRDILSRLLYGVRPTTLIPSMGVAIGALVGIVLGLGSAYLGPKVESLLMGLTDLVLTFPSIVLAIAIVTILGVGEKSLALAIAAAALPGPARIARAAALKVKGMEYFEAAKAVGASDVRMVLRYLLPNVAPALIVQITLELSQAVLLSAALGFLGLGVQPPAPEWGTMLSQARGFVHLAPHMMVFPGLAIALLVFALNMAGDALRDHLDPARSTGLHF is encoded by the coding sequence ATGGTGGACACGGGACGTCTATCGACCGATTCAGCACCCGTGGCGCCCACGCTCCAACCTGGCCGTTGCCGGGGCGCTACCCGGCAACGGCCAGGCGACTGGCGCGCGTGGGCCGGCCTGGTGATCCTGGCCGGCTTCACGGTGCTCGGGCTCCTCGCCCCGCTCCTCGCCCCCTACGGCGCGGACCGGCAGGACCTGACGAGCGCGCTCCAACCTCCCGGGCCCGGGCATTGGTTGGGCACGGACGAGCTCGGCCGTGACATTCTGAGCCGTCTACTCTACGGCGTGAGGCCTACCACGCTCATCCCTTCGATGGGCGTCGCCATCGGAGCCCTGGTGGGTATCGTCCTGGGCTTGGGATCGGCCTACCTGGGCCCGAAGGTCGAGTCTCTGCTCATGGGGTTGACCGATCTCGTCCTCACCTTCCCCTCGATCGTGCTCGCCATCGCGATCGTGACCATCCTGGGGGTCGGGGAGAAGAGCCTCGCACTGGCCATCGCGGCGGCAGCGCTCCCCGGTCCGGCCCGTATCGCCCGTGCCGCCGCCCTGAAGGTCAAGGGCATGGAGTACTTCGAGGCCGCGAAGGCCGTGGGCGCCTCCGACGTCCGCATGGTCCTGCGCTACCTCTTGCCCAACGTAGCGCCGGCCCTCATCGTGCAGATCACGTTGGAGCTCAGCCAGGCGGTCCTGCTCTCGGCGGCCCTGGGTTTCCTGGGGTTGGGAGTGCAGCCCCCCGCGCCGGAGTGGGGCACCATGCTGAGCCAGGCCCGCGGGTTCGTGCATCTGGCGCCCCACATGATGGTCTTCCCGGGCCTCGCCATCGCCCTGCTGGTCTTCGCCCTCAACATGGCGGGCGACGCACTGCGGGACCATCTCGATCCCGCGCGCTCCACGGGGTTGCACTTCTGA
- a CDS encoding glutamate cyclase domain-containing protein, which yields MPEASREANAVELPELPASMFRVMDHLIAADLTARGVVDPLFEAAAAQACGTVEGRSRPPSLTEAVSGAIARRLIARAAGARAVLATGFPSRSWLFDDLTETDGPVGVAVLARVLEEAWEVVPVVITAPALVPYVQASLRAAGLILGSLEQALASKPGPPSASVAAVVPFPSDPDVARDAADQLLSRTAPALAVAVEMPGKGADGRYHNVSGREVPPHLVADADQLFTLARSRGVLTVGIGDGGNELGMGNIAETVARVVPQGETFAARTPVDFVVAASISNLGAFALAAALAARAGRPDVLDAIDVGRIIERCSYAGAIDGLSARVDPLSDGTPVSLNRAIWDLMRFSVRQGLKGWTKQ from the coding sequence ATGCCAGAGGCATCGAGGGAAGCAAACGCCGTCGAGCTCCCAGAGCTTCCTGCCAGCATGTTTCGCGTCATGGATCACCTCATCGCGGCCGACCTCACCGCACGAGGCGTCGTAGATCCCCTCTTCGAGGCGGCGGCAGCGCAAGCGTGCGGCACCGTGGAAGGCCGATCCCGGCCTCCAAGCCTGACGGAAGCCGTCTCCGGTGCCATCGCCCGGCGGCTCATCGCCCGCGCGGCGGGGGCGCGAGCGGTCTTGGCCACCGGCTTTCCGTCACGGTCATGGCTCTTCGATGATCTGACCGAGACGGACGGCCCGGTCGGCGTGGCCGTCCTAGCGCGGGTCCTCGAGGAGGCGTGGGAAGTCGTACCGGTGGTGATCACCGCCCCGGCCCTGGTGCCGTACGTCCAGGCGTCGCTGAGGGCGGCAGGGCTGATCCTCGGTTCGCTGGAGCAGGCTCTCGCCTCCAAGCCTGGCCCTCCCTCCGCCTCCGTGGCGGCGGTGGTGCCGTTCCCCTCTGACCCGGACGTCGCCCGGGATGCCGCCGACCAGCTGCTCTCCCGCACCGCCCCGGCGCTCGCCGTGGCCGTCGAGATGCCGGGCAAGGGGGCCGACGGCCGTTATCACAACGTATCGGGGCGGGAGGTCCCTCCCCACCTGGTGGCGGATGCCGATCAGCTGTTCACGCTGGCCCGCTCCCGAGGGGTCCTGACCGTGGGCATCGGTGACGGGGGCAACGAGCTCGGCATGGGCAACATCGCCGAGACGGTCGCCCGGGTCGTTCCCCAAGGAGAGACCTTCGCCGCCCGCACCCCCGTTGACTTCGTCGTGGCCGCCAGTATCTCCAACCTGGGAGCCTTCGCCCTTGCCGCCGCGCTGGCGGCCCGTGCAGGGCGACCCGACGTGCTCGATGCCATCGACGTCGGGAGGATCATCGAGCGCTGCTCCTACGCCGGGGCCATCGATGGGCTGAGCGCCCGTGTCGACCCCCTGTCCGACGGCACACCGGTCTCTCTCAACCGGGCGATCTGGGATCTCATGCGTTTCTCGGTGCGGCAGGGGTTGAAGGGGTGGACCAAGCAATAG
- a CDS encoding ABC transporter ATP-binding protein codes for MPPATDAVLLDVRHLTRIFGHGAREVRAVDDVSFTLRRGEIASVVGESGSGKSTLARVLLRLIRPTAGRIVFAGQDVTRLSRPGELRAYWRQVQAVFQDPFSSFNQFFPVRRVLERSLRLEGRLEAGERDRRVRWALERVALNPSEVMGKFAHELSGGERQRIMIARALVVRPKLLIADEPTTMVDASSRATILNLLLDLRDEYGMAILFITHDVSLASYVSDTLLVMHQGKVVEQGEAGRVTAHPQHPYTRQLFADAFSLSKGRSVAT; via the coding sequence ATGCCGCCAGCAACTGACGCGGTACTGCTGGACGTCCGGCACCTGACCCGGATCTTCGGGCACGGGGCAAGAGAAGTCCGGGCGGTGGACGACGTATCGTTCACGCTGCGGCGGGGCGAGATCGCCTCGGTCGTGGGGGAGAGCGGCAGTGGCAAGTCCACGCTCGCGCGGGTGCTGCTACGGCTCATCCGGCCCACGGCGGGGAGGATCGTTTTCGCGGGGCAGGACGTCACGCGCCTCTCCCGCCCGGGAGAGTTGAGGGCGTACTGGCGGCAGGTCCAGGCGGTGTTCCAGGACCCCTTCTCATCGTTCAACCAGTTCTTCCCAGTGCGGCGGGTCCTGGAGCGGAGCCTGCGGCTGGAAGGCAGGCTGGAGGCCGGGGAGAGGGACCGGCGCGTGCGCTGGGCGCTCGAGCGAGTCGCGCTCAACCCCTCCGAGGTGATGGGCAAGTTCGCCCATGAGCTCAGCGGGGGAGAAAGGCAGCGGATCATGATCGCCAGGGCGCTGGTCGTGCGACCCAAGCTGCTCATCGCCGACGAGCCCACCACCATGGTGGATGCCTCCTCACGGGCGACCATCCTCAATTTGCTGCTCGACCTGAGAGACGAGTACGGGATGGCCATCTTGTTCATCACCCACGACGTGAGCCTGGCCAGCTACGTGAGCGACACGCTGCTGGTCATGCACCAGGGCAAGGTGGTAGAACAGGGCGAGGCAGGCCGGGTGACGGCCCACCCCCAACATCCGTATACGCGGCAGCTTTTCGCCGATGCGTTCAGCCTTTCCAAGGGGAGGTCCGTGGCAACGTGA
- a CDS encoding ABC transporter permease has product MTYLRRYIVSKALWYALAFVVAMGLNFLLPRLIPGNPVDALIAQYLRSGGQGEAASRVYQAFLQEFGLDEPMGQQFVTYVGNVLRGNLGTSFSFYPARVTDLIAQALPWTVALQLPAILIGWILGNLLGALAAYKGGKFDRTLFVGALAVSSIPYYAMAILLLYFLAVVVPVFPVAGGYSFGLSPNLSVGFIVDLIQHYTLPFLSLVLIAIGGQAVGMRSMAIYELGADYVNYASGMGVKENTILRYVFRNAMLPQVTGLALSLGTMVGGALITELVFSYPGIGYLLFNAISLNDYPLIQGVTLFIATAVLLANFLVDLAYGFIDPRIRAVQMGER; this is encoded by the coding sequence TTGACGTACCTGCGGCGCTACATCGTGAGCAAGGCGTTGTGGTACGCGCTGGCATTCGTCGTAGCCATGGGGCTCAATTTCCTGCTGCCGCGGCTCATTCCCGGTAACCCCGTAGACGCGCTCATCGCCCAGTACCTGCGGAGCGGCGGGCAGGGCGAGGCGGCGAGCCGGGTCTACCAGGCATTCTTGCAGGAGTTCGGTCTCGACGAGCCCATGGGGCAGCAGTTCGTGACGTACGTGGGTAACGTCCTGCGGGGCAACCTGGGGACTTCCTTCTCCTTCTACCCGGCCAGGGTGACCGACCTCATCGCACAGGCGTTGCCCTGGACCGTGGCCCTGCAGTTGCCGGCCATCCTCATCGGATGGATCCTGGGCAACTTGCTCGGAGCCCTGGCCGCCTACAAGGGAGGCAAGTTCGACCGCACGCTCTTCGTGGGCGCACTGGCCGTCTCCAGCATCCCGTATTACGCCATGGCCATTCTCCTGTTGTACTTCCTCGCCGTGGTGGTGCCGGTCTTCCCGGTGGCGGGCGGGTACAGCTTCGGTTTGAGCCCGAACCTGTCCGTGGGATTCATCGTGGACCTGATCCAGCATTACACCCTGCCCTTCCTCTCCCTGGTGCTGATCGCCATCGGGGGGCAGGCCGTCGGGATGCGCTCCATGGCCATCTACGAGCTGGGTGCGGATTACGTCAACTACGCGTCCGGGATGGGAGTCAAGGAAAACACGATCCTGCGGTACGTCTTCCGCAACGCCATGCTGCCGCAGGTGACGGGCCTTGCCCTGTCGCTGGGCACCATGGTCGGGGGAGCGCTCATCACCGAGCTGGTCTTCTCGTATCCCGGCATCGGGTACCTGCTCTTCAACGCGATCTCCCTCAACGATTACCCGCTCATCCAGGGCGTGACGCTGTTCATCGCGACGGCGGTGCTGCTGGCCAACTTCCTGGTCGACCTGGCGTACGGCTTCATCGATCCGCGCATCCGGGCCGTTCAAATGGGGGAGCGATAG
- a CDS encoding xylulokinase — MDQAIAAVEAFLALDLGTSGCRAAAFDVRGRVLASARQEYPTCSPRPGWAEQDPSEWEDAAVDVLHRVAAAAGGRSGRIEFASLTLTGQMAGLVLTGRDGRNLYPAIPWHDRRAQAQASLLDAAVPEFYRITGCHASPVYPVAKLLWLKEAAEGRITGIASEPFRRALGETRWVLSPRDELFRRLTGEVATDPSCAGATGLFGMASRSWDERLCDLAGVDPSWLPPIRAATEVAGRLPARLHEATGLPSGLPVVLGAGDGVAQSLGTGFVQPGQLTVSLGTSGVVRTVTARPLLDLSSPARAPRLTVYPFLAGAGGGLAWVANGATANAAGVLEWLRAAVLRRPLPMDDAASVVAGSDGLLFLPYLSGERTPLWEPSARGVWLGLTPAHTDAHLVRSAVEGVVMALRAVTGALAESGARAHLAALAGGGSIHPVTARILADGLGIPITRLPDPGLETVRGAAVLGLAARLREGSSLDEATLARHAARQLVPAPVEVVEPGPCAGAYAALFERFSELTQTLLPLFRRFYQERSATVA; from the coding sequence GTGGACCAAGCAATAGCGGCCGTCGAAGCCTTCCTTGCTCTGGATCTCGGTACGAGCGGTTGCCGGGCAGCGGCCTTCGACGTTCGAGGGCGGGTGCTGGCCTCGGCGCGCCAGGAGTACCCGACCTGCTCCCCCCGGCCGGGCTGGGCAGAACAGGATCCCTCCGAGTGGGAGGACGCGGCCGTTGACGTCTTGCACAGGGTGGCGGCGGCGGCCGGCGGGCGATCCGGGCGGATCGAGTTCGCCTCGCTCACCCTCACCGGCCAGATGGCAGGCCTCGTCCTCACCGGGCGTGACGGCCGCAACCTCTACCCTGCCATCCCATGGCACGACCGCCGGGCGCAGGCGCAGGCCTCCCTCCTGGATGCCGCCGTGCCCGAGTTTTACCGCATTACCGGATGCCATGCGTCGCCCGTCTACCCCGTGGCCAAGCTCCTGTGGCTCAAGGAGGCGGCCGAAGGCCGGATCACGGGGATCGCATCGGAGCCCTTTCGACGGGCGCTCGGCGAGACCAGGTGGGTGCTCTCGCCCAGAGACGAGCTCTTCCGGCGCCTGACCGGGGAGGTCGCCACGGATCCTTCGTGCGCCGGGGCCACCGGGCTTTTCGGTATGGCGTCGCGGTCGTGGGACGAGCGGCTGTGCGACCTTGCCGGCGTCGATCCGTCGTGGCTCCCGCCCATTCGCGCGGCGACCGAGGTGGCAGGACGCCTTCCTGCTCGCCTGCACGAGGCGACCGGGCTCCCGTCTGGGTTGCCCGTGGTGCTCGGTGCCGGGGACGGGGTCGCCCAGAGTCTTGGAACGGGCTTCGTGCAGCCCGGGCAGCTGACCGTGAGCCTGGGCACGAGCGGGGTGGTCCGCACCGTGACCGCACGGCCGCTGCTCGACCTGAGCAGCCCGGCTCGTGCTCCGCGCCTCACCGTCTACCCCTTCCTGGCCGGAGCCGGAGGCGGGCTGGCGTGGGTCGCCAACGGTGCAACGGCCAACGCGGCGGGAGTGCTCGAGTGGCTCCGGGCTGCGGTCCTCCGGCGGCCGCTGCCCATGGACGACGCGGCCTCGGTGGTGGCGGGCTCCGATGGGCTCCTTTTCCTTCCGTACCTGTCGGGAGAACGAACCCCCCTATGGGAACCTTCGGCCCGCGGGGTCTGGCTGGGTTTGACCCCGGCCCACACCGACGCCCACCTCGTCCGCTCCGCGGTGGAGGGGGTGGTGATGGCTCTGCGGGCCGTCACCGGCGCGCTGGCGGAGAGCGGGGCGCGTGCGCACCTCGCCGCGCTGGCGGGCGGCGGCAGCATCCATCCCGTCACGGCCCGCATCCTGGCCGATGGGCTGGGGATACCCATCACCCGGCTACCCGACCCGGGACTCGAGACGGTTCGGGGGGCCGCCGTCCTTGGTCTGGCAGCCCGTTTGCGAGAAGGCTCGTCGCTCGACGAAGCGACCCTCGCCCGCCATGCGGCTCGGCAGCTCGTGCCGGCGCCGGTCGAGGTGGTCGAACCCGGCCCGTGTGCCGGCGCCTACGCGGCGCTCTTCGAGCGGTTCAGCGAACTGACGCAGACCCTGCTCCCGCTTTTCCGCCGTTTCTACCAGGAGAGGAGCGCGACCGTTGCCTGA